TGAGCTCATTGCACATTTCGATCGCTATTTGGATACCCTCTTTTTCGCCAGCCGCCTTGGCTTCCGCTTTATCCTTGCCTTCCACAGCCTTTTTCATTCTTTGGATGATACTGTCAGGTATCTCCATCCCGGCAACATCATTCTGCATGTACTGCAGGGCTCTAAGTGCCCTTACCGGCAGAATCCCGGCTGTGATTTTAGCCCGCTGATGCAGACCACGCGCCACAGCCATTTCCATGAACCGGGCAAATTTCTCCAGATCAAAAATCGCTTGGGTTTGAATGAAATCGGCGCCGGCGTTGATTTTCTTTTCCAAACGCGTCACGCGGAATTCAAAGGGATCGCCAAAGGGATTTTCTACCGCGCCGATGAAGAAACGGGGTTCGTGGGCTTTAATGGGAGCACTGGATAGGAACTGTTTATCATCCCGCATTTTTTTGACCATCGAAATCAATTGGATGGAATCAACATCATATACATTCTTACCGGTGGGATGATTACCAAAAGATTGGTGGTCACCGCTTAAACATAAAACATCGCAAATTCCTAAGCTGTAAGCGCCAAGTAAATCGCTTTGCATAGCAATACGGTTACGGTCCCGGCAGGTCATTTGAATGATGGGCACACCGCCGCCCTTTAACACATGCACGCCGGCGGCAATACTGGACAGCCGCACAATCGCGGTTTGATTATCGGTTAAGTTAAAAGCATCAACTATATCTTTGAGTTCATGCGCGTGGTGCTCAAGATCGTGACCGTCGGAATGCTGGGGCGGTCCAAGCTCGCCCGTAACGATGAAGTGCCCCTGGGCGTACAGTTGTTCTAATTTGCTTTCTGTTTTTAAAGAAGGTGCGCGTAATGCTGCTGCTTCACTCATAACCGTACATCCTCCCTCACAATTTTGCGAGGACCGCCGTCTCTGTTCTTGGACCAGTCTTTCGCCGGCTGAATCTCACTAAGAAGATCCAAGCGGTTTTGAGCCTTAAGGCGGTCATAGATTAACTGCCAACCACAAGGAGTGTCCTTACTGATTTCACATTTGCCGCCTTGGGAACCGCCGCAGGGACCGTTCAAAATGCTCTTGGAACAGCGGATAACCGGGCAGATGCCACCAGTTTTAGCCAGGACACATTCGCCGCACAGCATGCAGCGTTCTTCCCAGATACCGTGCTCAATAGCAGCGCCGGCAAACTTGGTGTTTTGTCCGGGAACGAAAATCACATCCGGATAAGTCTCCGCCATATACTGGACGCCTACGCCGCAAGCCATGGAAACTACCGCATCCACATCCTTGAGATGCTCTTTAAATCTGGCGGCATACTCAGGATCGCACTGGCGTTCATAAGTTGCGGTAGTAATTTCTTTGGGTGTTCCGTCAACTTCCAGCTTCATGCGGAGGGCACTGGCCAGAATATCGGTTTCTTTCTGGCCGCCGGATAAACATACGGTAACACAGCCGCCGCAACCGGCAACCAGCACTTTTTTGGCGTTCTTTATCGACTCTGCGATTTCCTCTATTGGCTTTATTTCTGCAACTATCATATCGCTTGACTCGTCTCCTTTCTAGGCCTTCCGGGCCTTAAGCGGACTCGGACCTAATTTTGTGATAAGTCCGGCCATATCCCGGGCGATATGGGCAAAACGCGGACCATGGGTACCGGAGACATTATACATTACTAAACGTTCGCCGCCGATCCCAATTTGGTCCAGAATAGTTTTTGCATGCTCCAAACGCTTCTTGGCGCGTGAGCTGCCGTTAACGTTCATGCATTCATGCTCGGGACAGCCAGCGACAAACACGGCGTCGACGCCTTTCTCAAAGGCTTCGAGAAGCAACCTGACGTCAACTTTACCAGCACAAGGAAGCTCAATGGTTTCTATTGCGACATTGCTATTTGCATCGGCCGGTGGGCCAAGGTCGGAGCTGACCAGTGCGCACATGCGGCAAACGAATCCAACTACCTTAACATCACTCACTCTTAACCCACCTCCGTCAACGCAGTTTCAACCCGCGCCAGTACCTCATCATCTTTATAATGATGGAGGAAAATAGCTTTATTCGGACATTCAGAAGCGCACATGCCACAACCGCGGCAGTCGGCCGGCGGAATGTAAGCAGCACCCATTTCCTTTTTCTCTCTGGTAATTTGCGGGATATTATACGGGCAAGTCCGGACGCAAGTCAGGCAGGCAGCGCATTTTTCCCATTCAACTTCGGCAACAATACCGCCCATCATCAGGACAGGCTGACTTAAAATACGGGCCGCGCGGCCAGCTACCCCTTTGGCCTGGGTCAAACACTCGACTACGGATTTCGGTCCATGGGCTGCACCGGCAATGAAGATACCACCGCCGGGGAAGGCAATTGTCCCGAAATTGGAGTGAGTCTCTGACAAAAAGCCGTCGGCATTAACTTGAATCCGGAAAATATCAGCCAATTGCTTGGCTTCCGGCGTAGCGGTTTGCGCCACTGCCAGGATTACGTTGTCAGGCCGGAGCGACAGCGTCATACCGGAAGCCGGATCAACAACCGTCAGCGAGAGACTGCCGTCATTGTCCTTAACCAGGATGGGTTTATCGGTTTCGTCATAGTGAATGAAAATCACGCCGGCTTTGCGGGCTTCCCCGTATTTAAGCTCAAGATAGCCTGGGGTCCGGATATCCCGGGACAAAACGTATACACGGGCGTCCGGGTTTTGCTCTTTGATTTTCATCGCACTGTATACCGTTTCGGAACAGCAGGTTCGGCTACAGTAGCCATGTTCCTCGTTGCGGGAACCAACGCATTGGATAAATACATAAACGGGTTCACCCTTGGCGGGTAAACGGCTGTCACCTACGCGGTACATGGCTTCGGTGCCGGTAATAACCCGCGCATCCTGGCCAAAAAGGTATTCAGACGGGGCATAAGAAGTAGTTCCTATAGCCAAAACAACTACACCGTGTTCTATCTTCCGAGTCGCTTTTACAGTTCCCTCTCCCACCGCCACGGTAGTAATAAAGTGTCCTTGGCGGCCGGTAAACTCAACCACTTCCGCTTTGGTAAGCACCTCAATTTTATTGTTCTTTTTAACCTGCTCTTCCAGGTCCTGGACAGTTTTCTGCAGACTTTCCGTTTCCAGACTTCCGGTCAGGTCCCGTACATAACCGCCCAGCACATCACTCTTTTCGACCAAAGTACTGGCGATACCCCGATCGGCTAAAGCCAGTGCCGTTACCATACCGCTAACGCCGCCACCGACAATTAAAGCCCGGGGAACTACCGTTTCGGTATGCCACAGAAGAGGCTGGTAGGACTTAACATCTGCAACAGCTTTCCGGGTCAGTCCTATTGCTGTCTGAGTTGCCTTGTCGGCATTATTTTCCCAGGTTTTGTGCGGAACAGACGCCATTTCCACCAGCATCCGGTTAAGACCGGCTGCCTGAACAGCGTCCTGGAAAAGATTGAGGTTGTGTTTTAAGACACAAGGGGAAACAACAATACGGTTTATCCCTTTGCTGGCAATCAGTTTTTGCATTTTTTCAATGGATTGAGGCAGACACATGGATTG
This window of the Methylomusa anaerophila genome carries:
- a CDS encoding methylenetetrahydrofolate reductase; this translates as MSEAAALRAPSLKTESKLEQLYAQGHFIVTGELGPPQHSDGHDLEHHAHELKDIVDAFNLTDNQTAIVRLSSIAAGVHVLKGGGVPIIQMTCRDRNRIAMQSDLLGAYSLGICDVLCLSGDHQSFGNHPTGKNVYDVDSIQLISMVKKMRDDKQFLSSAPIKAHEPRFFIGAVENPFGDPFEFRVTRLEKKINAGADFIQTQAIFDLEKFARFMEMAVARGLHQRAKITAGILPVRALRALQYMQNDVAGMEIPDSIIQRMKKAVEGKDKAEAKAAGEKEGIQIAIEMCNELKKIPGVAGIHIMPVGWEAALPEIVKGAGFLPRPKA
- a CDS encoding methylenetetrahydrofolate reductase C-terminal domain-containing protein, with amino-acid sequence MIVAEIKPIEEIAESIKNAKKVLVAGCGGCVTVCLSGGQKETDILASALRMKLEVDGTPKEITTATYERQCDPEYAARFKEHLKDVDAVVSMACGVGVQYMAETYPDVIFVPGQNTKFAGAAIEHGIWEERCMLCGECVLAKTGGICPVIRCSKSILNGPCGGSQGGKCEISKDTPCGWQLIYDRLKAQNRLDLLSEIQPAKDWSKNRDGGPRKIVREDVRL
- a CDS encoding hydrogenase iron-sulfur subunit, with amino-acid sequence MSDVKVVGFVCRMCALVSSDLGPPADANSNVAIETIELPCAGKVDVRLLLEAFEKGVDAVFVAGCPEHECMNVNGSSRAKKRLEHAKTILDQIGIGGERLVMYNVSGTHGPRFAHIARDMAGLITKLGPSPLKARKA
- a CDS encoding FAD-dependent oxidoreductase, which gives rise to MQKDVLVIGGGIAGLQAALELAGAGYPVHLITDEANLGGKLVDSSKQDSEPACVWGDQVNISALYLGGNLHASSTVLGSLITRAHNNPLVKVYTGTKLVDCQGDVGKFQVAISDVATGKHTQKLSVGAVILAAGFSMYDVSKKGEYGYGYYKNVVTSLEFEHLLSESRYRSDCIRRPSDGKCAEKIAFIQCVGSRDIVCQGDYCSAICCMFTAKEAVLAKEYDPKTDVTVFYLDIRACGKNFDTFLSRAQELGTKYVRTMISEVKEDPVTEKLSINYAAASKPVKSEFDLVVLAAGIRPSIRLSETAGILGIPLNEFGFAQVDPLDPVATKRSGIYTVGGSQGPLDVPETMALASAAAAATAKALGKPERPARKPVAERDVSKEAARVGVFLCKGGLAAMDADIDAAINAAKTQPDVCVVECDQSMCLPQSIEKMQKLIASKGINRIVVSPCVLKHNLNLFQDAVQAAGLNRMLVEMASVPHKTWENNADKATQTAIGLTRKAVADVKSYQPLLWHTETVVPRALIVGGGVSGMVTALALADRGIASTLVEKSDVLGGYVRDLTGSLETESLQKTVQDLEEQVKKNNKIEVLTKAEVVEFTGRQGHFITTVAVGEGTVKATRKIEHGVVVLAIGTTSYAPSEYLFGQDARVITGTEAMYRVGDSRLPAKGEPVYVFIQCVGSRNEEHGYCSRTCCSETVYSAMKIKEQNPDARVYVLSRDIRTPGYLELKYGEARKAGVIFIHYDETDKPILVKDNDGSLSLTVVDPASGMTLSLRPDNVILAVAQTATPEAKQLADIFRIQVNADGFLSETHSNFGTIAFPGGGIFIAGAAHGPKSVVECLTQAKGVAGRAARILSQPVLMMGGIVAEVEWEKCAACLTCVRTCPYNIPQITREKKEMGAAYIPPADCRGCGMCASECPNKAIFLHHYKDDEVLARVETALTEVG